The genomic region aatcaagtcaaaaacaaataatatttaaataaaatctccCATTCAGCTCCccacatattttatttgtttattcttcctttttttaagTGTGTGGCAGATTAGGAATTGAATATTTCAAGTGGTAAGAGGCCCCCTCTCCACACTATCTCTCCTGGCACTTTTTGGACACTACAAATTCTCGCCCCAACCTCCACTTATCCCTCATGTTCAATctcttctcttcctctttcctctcccccaaaaagaaagaaaaaaaacccaaaaCCCTCTTCAATTTAAACCTCAAAGCTTTGGCTCCTCTGTTTTTTGCTCTGCCTCTATACACCGATTGGCTGTCTCATTTCTTACacctttttgtttgttttgtgtCATAAAGGTTTAGTCTAGTTAATTATGGCAACTATAGTTTGCCAAGGTTTGCAATCTTGTCTTGAGTCACAATTAGTAGAGTCAAGAACACTAAGACTAAGATTATCTTCACCAAAACCCCACTTCTCTCAATCTCTTGAATTAGCCTTGAAACCTTGTCCTTTAGACTGTAACACTAAAGAAGTTAGGGAAAGACGCCATCATGATGAAGATAAACAAACATCTTCATCTTCCTTCCAAAAACCTGATATGGGCGGCTGGAGTTTCCTTCAGGCTTTACCAAACACCTCCAAAGAATCAATGGAGAAAGAAAACGTATATGTCCATCCTCTAATAAAGCGCAACTCATCAATGCTTAGTGAGAAGAGCTTGGAATTATGCACTGAAAATTTAGGTAGTGAAAGTGGGACGATTGATATAATTGACAAcagcattttctcatcatcattgTCTTCGTTGCTGTCAGAATCAGAAACAGGAAATTCTCCAACAAGGGAACAACAACAGCTACAAGCTCGTCAACTTTTGGGGGCTAAGAAAGCGAATTGTATTCGTAGTTTTCCACCTCCCTTAACAACGATTAGTGGATCGGAATCTCTACAAGTCAGGCCTCACCGAGAGGATGGTAGGTTGATAATCAAAGCTGCAAAGGTCCCATCAAGACATTCACATTTCCAAGCTGACAGAAGCGAAGGCCGCCTTCGACTACGTTTCGTCGAAGATTCAGCTTCAAATTTTGACTtagatgaagaaaataaagcaacaAGTACACTCAAGAATGACGAAAGAGATGCCATCATTAATTCTGATGAAGTAGAAGAAgtggaggaagaagaagaagaagaagaagaaaaagaagagcaaGAAGAGGAGGATTATGAAGCAGAGAATAGTGCATACTTCGGAAAGGAGATGGAAGGCAATAATTTGGCTGCTGGGgatgaaataggaaaagaagatCAGTTTCAAAGACCAAGAAGGTGCAAAGAAGGTGGTGAACTAGAGAACAAAGGATTGTTAAATTGGGAGCTTTTTTGGGTGGCTACAtcttaaagttttattttggatCTCTCTTTCACAAACGTTTAGTTTGTCCCTTTccctttttgttctttttttcttcttttcctaatGAATTAcccttttgttcttttattttccctTGCTGCTCATGAAGTTTCTTTGTTAAGTAAAATACATGCCTGTGCTAGCTAGGTAGTTATTATCGTTATTTGAAGATGCTCTCCTAACACAGAAAACAAGTTTACATAGATCATATAATCTTCTTGATATGAGTCATGACAGCCATATTCCAGTAATCAAAAGGTTATtgataaaactatttataaaGTTCCATAACTCAAACATCAAACTCCATCTTTTTCTGAAGTAATAAGCTTTGATTCAAAAGTACTAGAACCCTTTTCAGGATTTAGAGTATTTTAAGTTCCAAAACTTTTTACACAGTTCCATTAGTAAAGAAACAGAA from Ricinus communis isolate WT05 ecotype wild-type chromosome 9, ASM1957865v1, whole genome shotgun sequence harbors:
- the LOC8271607 gene encoding protein FANTASTIC FOUR 3, with amino-acid sequence MATIVCQGLQSCLESQLVESRTLRLRLSSPKPHFSQSLELALKPCPLDCNTKEVRERRHHDEDKQTSSSSFQKPDMGGWSFLQALPNTSKESMEKENVYVHPLIKRNSSMLSEKSLELCTENLGSESGTIDIIDNSIFSSSLSSLLSESETGNSPTREQQQLQARQLLGAKKANCIRSFPPPLTTISGSESLQVRPHREDGRLIIKAAKVPSRHSHFQADRSEGRLRLRFVEDSASNFDLDEENKATSTLKNDERDAIINSDEVEEVEEEEEEEEEKEEQEEEDYEAENSAYFGKEMEGNNLAAGDEIGKEDQFQRPRRCKEGGELENKGLLNWELFWVATS